The nucleotide sequence GCTTCGGCGGTGGTCATGGTCATGGTCATTGGCACTGACCCGATCCCAGGAGAGCAGAGATGTCCATCTCAACCCTTCTACGCAGTGTCGCTATAGCGGCCTTGCTTGCCCCTTCGATCGGCTTCGCGCAGTCGGCAGCGCCTGCGGCGGTGGCGCCATTAGGCTCGGCGACGCCTTCCGCCACAACCCAAGCTGCCGTTGACCAGCGGATTCGGATATTGCAGTCGCAACTCGGGATCACCGAGGCGCAGATGCCCCTCTGGTCGGCATTTGCTCAGGCGATGCGCGACAATGCGGCGAGCACGGATGCGCTCTTCAGCCAGCGCGCCGCCAGCGTCTCGGCGATGAGCGCGACCGACAACATGCACTCCTACGCACAGATCGCGCGCGCATACGCCGACAACACTGAGCGCCTCGCGACCGCTTTCGACAGTCTTTATGCGAGCCTCTCGGACACCCAAAAGCAAGCGGCCGATACGCTGTTCCGTCAACAGGCGACCGCCGCCGCCCACCCGCGGACCCGGCGTTGATGCCGGCCAGTCTGCGCTGGCAATCGGGGCGGCTCTCGGCAATGATGCCCAGACTTTTGGGAGGAAGCGATGGCAAAGGGCATTCTGATTGCGGCAATGGATTTCGCGGCGGCGCCCGAGGACGAGTTTCACGACTGGTACGATCTTGAGCACATCCCCGAGCGGCTGCGCGTACCGGGCTTTCTGAACGCGGACCGCTGGATCGGCACGGAAAACCCAAAGATCTCGGTCGCGACCTACGATCTCGACAATATCGGCGTTTTGCACAGCTCGCCTTACCTCGCGGTCGGCGGCGAGAACGGTTCACCCTGGACCAAGCGCACCGCGAAGTTCCGCAAAGGGATCTTGCGTTACGAGGGCGAGCAAGTCTTTCCCGGCGACCGGACGGCGCCACCGGGCGCGTCGGCGCTGTTCATGATCGGGATGAATGTCGCGCCCGAGCACGAGCACGAATTCAACGAATGGTACAACACCGAGCACATCCCCGCCTTGGGTGCAGTGCCCGGCGTCCTGTGCGCGCGCCGCTATCGCGGCACCGGCGGCGCCCAGCGCTATGTGGCCCTCTACCACCTGGACTCGCCCGAGGTGGTGCGCTCGACCGAGTGGAAGAAGGCGGCAGACACTCCGTGGACGCAAAAGATGCGTCCGCATTTCCGCGACATGCTGCGTATCGAGTGCCGCCGCTACACCCGCGCGCAGTAGCCTCAACCCGTTCCCTCCGCCGCGCGCGGGAAGGGAACGGGAGAGGGTTCGCGGATCGGCGATCCGGAGCGGGCGGCCTCTACATCAAGAACACGCCCTTGCCGGTGGTTTGCGTGTCGAACAGGCGGTAGGCTTCTTCGGCCTGATCGAGTTTCCATTGGTGGGTAAACAGGCGGTCGACGTCGACCTTGCGGTCGACCACGAAGCGCGCGCAGTCGGCTTGGCCCTGCCACGAGAAGGTCCAGGAGCCGATGATCGTCAGTTGCTTGCGCAGCATGTCGGGGCTGACGTCGATCGTCACATTGTT is from Polyangia bacterium and encodes:
- a CDS encoding Spy/CpxP family protein refolding chaperone, which encodes MSISTLLRSVAIAALLAPSIGFAQSAAPAAVAPLGSATPSATTQAAVDQRIRILQSQLGITEAQMPLWSAFAQAMRDNAASTDALFSQRAASVSAMSATDNMHSYAQIARAYADNTERLATAFDSLYASLSDTQKQAADTLFRQQATAAAHPRTRR
- a CDS encoding iditol 2-dehydrogenase, producing GGADFTLDTSSQPEGRIAAVRSAKVWGTVAFVGERNNVTIDVSPDMLRKQLTIIGSWTFSWQGQADCARFVVDRKVDVDRLFTHQWKLDQAEEAYRLFDTQTTGKGVFLM